A genomic stretch from Chloroflexota bacterium includes:
- the ftsH gene encoding ATP-dependent zinc metalloprotease FtsH has protein sequence MSSRLIRNSVVLVVLAVFGLALLWTYVVESNTGKPYTYSEMLEDAAKGDVTAVVQDGTRLAVTVDGSTEPKAVVVPSEFVNVRAEVCAAAGSSDPGSCAITYSAVEESAAGQWLGLLITAFLPVLLIGGFIFFMMRQAQGTNNQAMSFGKSRARMFLGNKTVVTFNDVAGVDEAKQELTEVVEFLKYPEKFNSLGARIPRGVLLVGPPGTGKTLLARAVAGEAGVPFFSISGSEFVEMFVGVGASRVRDLFEQAKRNSPCIVFVDEIDAVGRQRGAGLGGSHDEREQTLNQILVEMDGFDTNTNVIVVAATNRPDVLDPALLRPGRFDRQVVLDRPDIRGRREILNVHIKGKPLDKTVDLDELARRTPGFSGADLANLVNEAAILAARHNKKSVAPSDFNEAIDRVVAGPERRSRLITPEEKTIIAYHEGGHAVVQRVLPKCDPVSKVTIVSRGMALGYTMSLPSEDRYLHSKSEFEDKLAGMLGGHVAEEIVFGDTTTGASNDIEKATGLARAMVTQYGMSDKLGPLTFGKKDEMIFLGREISEQRNYSDEVAAKIDAEVREIIDRAYQRAKEALIAQREVLDRLAALLIEKETIESEEFESLFAGILPPRGGSGPTPQRVGEIDAGEELPTPEPGPKRRRKPAPQPA, from the coding sequence TTGAGCAGCCGACTCATCCGTAACAGCGTTGTCCTGGTCGTGCTGGCCGTCTTTGGGCTGGCGCTGCTGTGGACCTACGTCGTCGAAAGCAATACCGGCAAGCCGTACACCTACAGCGAGATGCTGGAGGACGCTGCCAAGGGCGACGTCACCGCGGTCGTGCAGGACGGCACCCGCCTGGCGGTCACCGTGGATGGATCGACCGAGCCAAAGGCAGTGGTCGTCCCCTCCGAGTTCGTCAACGTGCGAGCCGAGGTCTGCGCGGCCGCCGGCAGCTCCGATCCCGGCAGCTGCGCCATCACCTATTCGGCCGTCGAGGAGAGCGCCGCCGGGCAGTGGCTCGGCCTGCTGATCACCGCCTTCCTGCCCGTCCTGCTGATCGGTGGCTTCATCTTCTTCATGATGCGGCAGGCCCAGGGCACCAATAACCAGGCGATGAGCTTCGGCAAGAGCCGGGCCCGCATGTTCCTCGGCAACAAGACGGTGGTCACCTTCAACGACGTGGCCGGCGTGGACGAGGCCAAGCAGGAGCTGACCGAGGTGGTCGAGTTCCTCAAGTACCCCGAGAAGTTCAACTCGCTCGGCGCGCGGATTCCGCGCGGCGTGCTGCTGGTCGGCCCGCCCGGAACTGGCAAGACCCTCCTCGCCCGCGCCGTCGCCGGCGAGGCCGGGGTTCCGTTCTTCTCCATCTCCGGATCGGAGTTCGTGGAGATGTTCGTGGGTGTCGGCGCATCGCGCGTGCGTGACCTCTTCGAGCAGGCCAAGCGCAACTCGCCGTGCATCGTGTTCGTGGACGAGATCGATGCGGTCGGGCGCCAGCGCGGCGCCGGGCTGGGCGGCAGCCACGACGAGCGCGAGCAGACCCTCAACCAGATCCTGGTCGAGATGGACGGCTTCGACACGAACACCAACGTGATCGTGGTGGCCGCCACCAACCGGCCCGATGTCCTCGACCCGGCGCTCCTGCGCCCGGGCCGCTTCGACCGCCAGGTCGTGCTCGATCGGCCTGACATCAGGGGCCGACGCGAGATCCTCAATGTCCACATCAAGGGCAAGCCGCTCGACAAGACGGTGGACCTCGACGAGTTGGCGCGCCGCACGCCCGGCTTCTCGGGGGCAGACCTCGCCAACCTGGTCAACGAGGCGGCCATCCTGGCTGCGCGCCACAACAAGAAGTCGGTCGCCCCGAGCGACTTCAACGAGGCGATCGATCGAGTGGTGGCCGGACCTGAGCGGCGCAGCCGCCTGATCACGCCCGAGGAGAAGACGATCATCGCCTACCACGAGGGCGGGCACGCGGTCGTGCAGCGCGTGCTGCCGAAGTGCGATCCGGTCAGCAAGGTGACGATCGTGAGCCGCGGCATGGCGCTGGGCTACACCATGAGCCTGCCTTCCGAGGACCGATACCTCCACTCCAAGTCCGAGTTCGAGGACAAGCTCGCCGGGATGCTGGGCGGTCACGTGGCCGAGGAGATCGTCTTCGGCGACACGACCACCGGGGCGAGCAACGACATCGAGAAGGCGACCGGCCTGGCCCGCGCGATGGTGACCCAGTACGGCATGAGCGACAAGCTCGGCCCGCTGACCTTCGGCAAGAAGGACGAGATGATCTTCCTTGGCCGCGAGATCAGCGAGCAGCGCAACTACTCCGACGAGGTCGCCGCCAAGATCGACGCCGAGGTTCGCGAGATCATCGATCGTGCCTATCAGCGCGCCAAGGAAGCGCTCATCGCTCAGCGCGAGGTGCTCGACCGATTGGCGGCTCTGCTGATCGAGAAGGAGACGATCGAGAGCGAAGAATTCGAGTCGCTCTTCGCCGGCATCCTGCCGCCTCGAGGCGGCTCAGGTCCCACGCCGCAACGGGTTGGCGAGATCGACGCGGGCGAGGAGCTTCCCACCCCGGAGCCGGGTCCCAAGCGCCGAAGGAAGCCAGCGCCACAGCCGGCCTAG
- a CDS encoding DnaB-like helicase C-terminal domain-containing protein, producing MIEDPTTSDPEADPLADVAPATVDWHLQGEAGALAPRSALDVLTNLNERIASGKVDEFQPIGTGFVPLDKTIGGGLRPGELMLIGGAQGAGKTTMALQMARNMAASGQATALYVCFEHEEEYLIQRLISMESALGQLPKKTGAVKIQDVKKEVMQSYAAAAEAGQRAKLGTNPRLRPSLERIARYGSNLYLMRGTATGSTIDNMRSLVAEHRGPEGKRLVLFVDYLQKVPVIPEPSEEAEKVTRIVGGLKDIALSLEIPVVAIVAADREGLKAKRLRNHHLRGSSAINYESDIILILNDKYHIVAKVNIEFNPYQAQRYRDWVVATVEKNRGGQDNVDLEYEKLFEFSCFDPTGRVTAEKLIEERLFNE from the coding sequence ATGATTGAAGACCCGACTACCAGCGATCCCGAGGCCGATCCTCTCGCCGACGTCGCGCCGGCCACTGTCGATTGGCACCTCCAGGGAGAGGCCGGCGCGCTCGCGCCGCGATCGGCCCTGGACGTGCTGACCAACCTGAATGAGCGGATCGCGTCGGGCAAGGTTGACGAGTTCCAGCCGATCGGCACCGGCTTCGTGCCGCTCGACAAGACGATCGGCGGAGGATTGCGCCCCGGCGAGCTGATGCTGATCGGCGGCGCCCAGGGCGCCGGCAAGACCACCATGGCGCTCCAGATGGCCCGCAACATGGCCGCATCGGGCCAGGCGACCGCGCTCTACGTCTGCTTCGAGCACGAGGAGGAGTACCTCATCCAGCGGCTCATCTCCATGGAGTCCGCGCTCGGCCAGCTGCCAAAGAAGACGGGTGCGGTAAAGATCCAGGACGTCAAGAAAGAGGTCATGCAGAGCTACGCCGCCGCCGCTGAGGCGGGTCAGCGCGCCAAGCTGGGCACGAATCCGCGCCTGCGACCCTCGCTCGAGCGGATTGCCCGCTATGGCAGCAACCTGTACCTGATGCGCGGCACAGCCACCGGTTCCACCATCGACAACATGCGCTCGCTCGTCGCCGAGCACCGTGGCCCTGAGGGCAAGCGTCTCGTCCTGTTCGTCGACTACCTCCAGAAGGTGCCGGTCATCCCCGAGCCGTCGGAGGAGGCGGAGAAGGTGACCCGCATCGTCGGCGGGCTGAAGGACATCGCCCTCTCGCTCGAGATCCCGGTAGTGGCGATCGTCGCAGCCGACCGCGAGGGGCTGAAGGCAAAGCGCCTGCGCAACCATCACCTGCGCGGCAGCAGCGCCATCAACTACGAGAGCGACATCATCCTGATCCTGAACGACAAGTACCACATCGTGGCCAAGGTCAACATCGAGTTCAACCCGTACCAGGCCCAGCGCTATCGTGACTGGGTGGTTGCCACGGTCGAGAAGAACCGGGGCGGGCAGGACAACGTCGACCTTGAGTACGAGAAGCTGTTCGAGTTCAGCTGCTTCGATCCGACCGGCCGGGTGACAGCTGAGAAGCTGATCGAGGAGCGACTCTTCAATGAGTGA
- a CDS encoding DnaJ domain-containing protein encodes MSEPGQPMSSVDPYKILQVSPSAEQEVLHAAFRALAMKYHPDRDSSARAARRMMELNQAYAMVREPELRVQVDKSRRAARVPFDPASIPPMNGRMAPPPQARRTNAASTNGTSTKLDTGRYAGWSLKDLAGHDPGYLKWLARHSSGLRYRKEISLILGSRAVAGG; translated from the coding sequence ATGAGTGAACCGGGCCAGCCGATGTCGTCGGTCGACCCGTACAAGATCCTGCAGGTCTCTCCGTCGGCCGAGCAGGAGGTCCTGCACGCTGCCTTCCGGGCGCTGGCCATGAAGTACCACCCCGATCGTGATTCATCGGCTCGCGCAGCCCGCCGCATGATGGAGCTGAACCAGGCCTATGCCATGGTCCGCGAACCCGAGCTGCGGGTGCAGGTCGACAAGTCTCGGCGTGCCGCTCGCGTCCCCTTCGATCCGGCCTCTATCCCCCCGATGAACGGTCGTATGGCGCCACCTCCACAGGCGCGGCGCACCAATGCCGCCAGCACGAACGGCACCTCGACCAAGCTTGACACCGGTCGCTATGCCGGATGGAGCCTGAAGGACCTTGCCGGCCATGATCCGGGTTACCTGAAGTGGCTGGCGCGCCACTCTTCGGGCTTGCGCTATCGCAAGGAGATCTCGCTCATCCTCGGCTCCAGGGCCGTCGCCGGGGGCTGA
- a CDS encoding HAD-IA family hydrolase: MSDARPTARLRAVFLDIGDTVMRPNPSWEHVYAIAFEEYGVKVEVEALHAALRRAYHHGGYGFEAGFDPTEETSFARTMQIDSAALADLGIDPMPESFFRRLSELFMLTANWHIFADVSPALAALRERGLVVGAVSNWVWQLPELLHALKLVSRFDFIAASSRVGFEKPHPEIFEWALAQAKVQAAEAIHVGDHLDADVAGAQGVGIQPVLIDRRDRFTPADVPDGVPLIRTLTELIPIVDARLPATVAGR, encoded by the coding sequence ATGAGCGACGCACGACCGACGGCCAGGCTGCGGGCCGTCTTCCTGGATATCGGCGACACCGTGATGCGCCCGAACCCTTCCTGGGAGCACGTATACGCCATCGCCTTCGAGGAGTATGGCGTGAAGGTCGAGGTCGAGGCGCTCCATGCAGCTCTGCGCCGGGCCTATCACCACGGCGGCTATGGCTTTGAAGCGGGCTTCGACCCCACCGAGGAGACCTCCTTTGCCCGCACCATGCAGATCGACAGCGCCGCGCTCGCCGACCTCGGCATCGATCCGATGCCAGAATCCTTCTTCCGCCGTCTGTCGGAGCTGTTCATGCTCACCGCCAACTGGCATATCTTCGCCGACGTCTCGCCGGCGCTTGCCGCTCTCCGCGAGCGAGGGTTGGTGGTGGGAGCCGTCAGCAACTGGGTCTGGCAGCTGCCCGAGCTCCTGCACGCGCTCAAGCTCGTCAGCCGGTTCGATTTCATTGCCGCCAGCTCGCGCGTGGGCTTCGAGAAGCCGCATCCCGAGATCTTCGAATGGGCACTGGCCCAGGCCAAGGTCCAGGCCGCGGAGGCGATCCACGTTGGCGACCACCTCGACGCCGATGTCGCCGGTGCGCAGGGCGTGGGCATCCAGCCGGTCCTCATCGACCGACGTGATCGCTTCACGCCGGCAGACGTACCGGACGGCGTACCGCTCATCCGGACGCTGACCGAGCTGATCCCGATCGTCGACGCCAGGCTTCCCGCCACGGTCGCAGGCCGATGA
- the thpR gene encoding RNA 2',3'-cyclic phosphodiesterase, translating into MIDEGWRCFVGVPIGEPLDNELRAALGALQAAASVEADDLRWIDPQEWHLTLAFMGPIAESELPRLIEALNDVASNHAPFAIPTGGLGAFPSRREVRILWYGLADRSRRLAELAIAVRIAVDCETASPFRAHLTLARARGDRGVAIPAATWKVPMPAGQLAVEQLVLYRSHLGAGPASYEILAAAPLGIALAGSRAATP; encoded by the coding sequence ATGATCGACGAAGGGTGGCGCTGCTTCGTGGGCGTGCCGATCGGCGAGCCGCTCGACAACGAGCTGCGCGCCGCGCTCGGCGCGCTGCAGGCCGCCGCATCGGTCGAGGCCGACGATCTGCGCTGGATCGATCCGCAGGAGTGGCACCTGACGCTTGCCTTCATGGGGCCAATCGCCGAGTCCGAGCTGCCGCGGCTGATCGAGGCCCTCAACGACGTCGCGTCCAACCATGCGCCGTTCGCGATTCCCACCGGAGGGCTGGGGGCATTTCCGTCGCGGCGTGAGGTTCGGATCCTGTGGTACGGGCTTGCCGATCGTTCCCGCCGGCTGGCCGAGCTCGCCATCGCCGTCCGGATCGCGGTCGACTGCGAGACGGCCTCACCGTTCCGCGCCCACCTGACACTGGCCCGGGCGCGCGGCGATCGTGGTGTCGCGATCCCCGCGGCCACCTGGAAGGTGCCCATGCCGGCCGGACAGCTGGCAGTCGAGCAGCTGGTCCTGTACCGCAGCCACCTCGGCGCCGGCCCCGCCAGCTACGAGATCCTGGCCGCCGCCCCCCTGGGCATCGCGCTGGCCGGGTCACGGGCGGCCACGCCATGA
- a CDS encoding TIGR00725 family protein has protein sequence MSEPTPRPRAPHVAVIGDGDPRGPEAHRILEWAEEVGQLLARGGAVVITGGLGGVMRAASRGAQSAGGATIGILPGADAAEANEFVTIPVATGLGVVRNLVVVTAADSVVAVGGRHGTLSEIGMALRMGRQVVTLSSWRVESDHRIGGPRVHRARDPREAAAMALRLATAGADPPD, from the coding sequence ATGAGTGAGCCCACCCCACGCCCGCGAGCGCCGCACGTCGCGGTCATCGGCGACGGGGATCCGCGCGGTCCGGAGGCGCATCGCATCCTCGAGTGGGCCGAGGAGGTGGGACAGCTGCTCGCCCGTGGCGGGGCGGTCGTGATCACCGGCGGCCTCGGTGGGGTCATGCGAGCGGCGTCGCGCGGCGCCCAGAGCGCCGGTGGCGCGACGATCGGGATCCTGCCCGGCGCCGATGCGGCGGAGGCAAATGAATTCGTGACGATCCCAGTCGCCACCGGACTGGGCGTGGTTCGCAATCTGGTCGTGGTCACTGCCGCCGACTCGGTGGTGGCAGTCGGTGGGCGGCACGGAACCCTGTCCGAGATCGGCATGGCCCTGCGCATGGGACGCCAGGTGGTGACCCTCAGCTCATGGCGAGTCGAGTCCGATCACCGCATCGGTGGCCCGCGCGTGCACCGCGCCCGCGATCCGCGCGAGGCCGCCGCCATGGCACTGCGCCTGGCTACCGCCGGAGCCGATCCGCCGGACTAG
- a CDS encoding pilus assembly protein TadG-related protein: MRPARMISSTRCRSSRGQILILVAFAMMALLAIGAIVVDLGLSWMLRRQEQNAADPAAIAAARYIEEGDSAATRTKMDTAACFYAKQNGFFEADNDTCDSARLEGRLKIHWPPISGPFAARPEMVQVVISADHTSFFGQFLGRPTLTVKTAAVAARESTSANTNSLVALDPHGCAAGKIHGGGTVTIEPAENPETPGVPFNGGYVHVNSDCLPDGAYNDDCGNGNGAFKQGGNGGSTITAPHIYIVGTCQEAGGEVASPVSEGADPAPDPMSGLYGPAQQGYPAGYCPKKVGQLITYVQSVPTQDGCSWNQNGTTITMTPGVYYGGWKFSGKDVTVRLQPGIYIIAGGGISITGPNLDSTPATVGGDPDPALDPARILIFSTDNTTDLGCDATIGRCLQGGIKISGKSSLRLWGLDSGQWRGMLMWQDGRGDNPTAPIEIVGQGALDIAGTIYAPFADVKISGNGDSTAILAVQIISFTWDIGGNGNIYMPYDPSQLYHITQQGLVD, translated from the coding sequence ATGAGGCCCGCTCGAATGATCTCGTCCACTCGCTGCCGGTCGTCGCGGGGCCAGATACTCATCCTCGTGGCGTTCGCCATGATGGCGCTCCTTGCCATCGGGGCGATCGTCGTGGATCTCGGCCTGTCGTGGATGCTGCGTCGTCAGGAGCAGAACGCGGCCGACCCGGCCGCGATCGCGGCGGCGCGCTACATCGAGGAGGGCGACAGTGCTGCAACGCGGACCAAGATGGACACCGCCGCCTGCTTCTATGCCAAGCAGAACGGGTTCTTCGAGGCCGACAATGACACTTGTGACAGCGCGCGACTCGAGGGGCGGCTCAAGATCCACTGGCCGCCGATCTCGGGACCATTCGCCGCTCGGCCGGAAATGGTGCAGGTCGTCATCAGCGCCGATCACACATCGTTCTTCGGGCAGTTCCTCGGCCGGCCGACACTAACCGTCAAGACAGCGGCGGTCGCCGCCCGCGAGTCGACGAGCGCCAACACCAACTCGCTCGTCGCACTCGACCCCCACGGCTGTGCAGCCGGGAAGATTCATGGCGGGGGAACCGTGACGATCGAGCCCGCGGAGAATCCCGAGACCCCCGGAGTGCCGTTCAACGGGGGATATGTCCACGTCAACTCGGACTGCCTCCCGGATGGCGCCTACAACGACGACTGCGGCAATGGCAACGGGGCCTTCAAGCAGGGCGGCAACGGTGGCAGCACCATAACCGCCCCGCACATCTACATCGTCGGTACCTGCCAGGAGGCCGGTGGAGAGGTCGCCAGCCCGGTATCTGAAGGAGCGGATCCGGCCCCGGATCCCATGTCCGGTCTGTATGGTCCGGCGCAACAGGGGTATCCAGCGGGCTACTGTCCCAAGAAGGTAGGCCAGCTGATCACCTACGTTCAGTCGGTCCCCACCCAGGATGGTTGCAGCTGGAACCAGAATGGAACGACGATCACGATGACGCCCGGCGTCTACTACGGTGGCTGGAAGTTCTCTGGCAAAGACGTGACGGTCAGGCTCCAGCCGGGGATCTACATCATCGCCGGGGGTGGCATCTCAATCACCGGCCCGAACCTCGACAGTACGCCGGCAACGGTGGGCGGCGATCCCGACCCGGCGCTCGATCCTGCGCGTATCCTCATTTTCAGCACGGACAACACGACGGACCTGGGCTGCGATGCGACGATCGGCCGCTGCCTGCAGGGCGGCATCAAGATCAGCGGAAAGTCGAGCCTGCGCCTGTGGGGACTCGATTCTGGTCAGTGGCGCGGCATGCTGATGTGGCAGGACGGGCGCGGCGATAATCCCACGGCGCCGATCGAAATTGTCGGTCAGGGCGCGTTGGACATCGCCGGAACGATCTATGCGCCATTTGCCGATGTGAAGATCTCGGGCAACGGAGACTCGACGGCGATCCTCGCTGTCCAGATCATCTCGTTTACATGGGACATCGGCGGAAACGGCAACATCTACATGCCGTACGATCCGAGCCAGCTGTACCACATTACGCAGCAAGGCCTCGTCGACTGA
- a CDS encoding TadE family protein, with amino-acid sequence MKNGGSRGQTLVEFALVAPLFILVLAGIVTFGIGVFYQQQLTNAAREAARYAAIHSATSQCPTTSRLDPDWNRIIDDSFDKNNYYSCDPPDLGWPMMTAHARSKVFGISASEVHFAACWSGYWDEDPAASYDAPALNPSDGQPNDFRECTIGGIDPREDTGSLPCPPPATVLSADPATTDDKASNLAASAAYSANQVTIYACYEWTPPFLGELVGGAVTLQAVITEAMQHQK; translated from the coding sequence GTGAAGAACGGCGGGTCGCGTGGCCAGACGCTCGTGGAGTTCGCCCTCGTGGCTCCGCTGTTCATCCTCGTGCTGGCCGGCATCGTCACCTTTGGCATCGGGGTGTTCTACCAGCAGCAGCTGACAAACGCGGCTCGAGAGGCCGCGCGCTACGCCGCCATCCACAGCGCCACCTCGCAATGTCCAACCACATCGCGACTGGATCCCGACTGGAACCGAATCATCGACGACAGCTTCGACAAGAACAACTACTACAGCTGCGACCCGCCTGACCTGGGCTGGCCGATGATGACGGCACATGCGCGGTCGAAGGTCTTCGGAATCAGCGCGTCGGAGGTCCACTTCGCCGCATGCTGGTCCGGCTACTGGGACGAGGATCCCGCGGCGAGCTATGACGCTCCCGCACTCAATCCAAGCGACGGCCAGCCGAACGACTTCCGAGAATGCACAATCGGCGGCATCGACCCTCGCGAGGACACGGGATCGCTTCCCTGTCCGCCGCCCGCAACGGTCCTAAGCGCGGATCCAGCCACGACGGACGACAAGGCGAGCAATCTCGCGGCCAGCGCAGCGTACTCGGCGAACCAGGTGACGATATACGCCTGCTACGAATGGACTCCACCGTTCCTGGGTGAGCTCGTTGGGGGTGCGGTCACGTTGCAAGCCGTGATCACCGAAGCCATGCAGCACCAGAAATGA
- a CDS encoding TadE/TadG family type IV pilus assembly protein has protein sequence MVEFMLVLPLLLVLLLGIADFGRVFAAGITLEAAARNAAEVVAEEYRRTPPDGVYADQTLPAPSPGDPAYYQPLHELAARTACREAGGLQNATFDPDTDQCAFDPGAGEAMPVFLVCIHDDADPLCGESAFGATIPPQCSALQTPPENTMEGGTELSRYVEVRICYRFSMLINLPVLPLDDVWLQKSRVFTVAYYPPPPTPEPPSEPPPPSPGEIPPTPTPEESASQSPEESAAETPAETPTPAPETPTPAPETPTPSPEATP, from the coding sequence ATGGTCGAGTTCATGCTCGTCCTGCCGCTGCTCCTCGTTCTGTTGCTGGGGATCGCTGACTTCGGCCGTGTATTCGCTGCGGGCATCACGCTCGAGGCGGCGGCTCGGAATGCGGCCGAAGTCGTCGCGGAGGAGTATCGCCGTACCCCACCGGATGGTGTATACGCGGACCAGACCCTGCCGGCCCCATCGCCTGGCGACCCCGCCTACTACCAGCCGCTCCACGAGCTTGCCGCGCGGACGGCGTGCCGAGAGGCAGGTGGTCTTCAGAATGCGACCTTCGATCCAGACACCGACCAATGCGCGTTCGATCCGGGGGCTGGCGAAGCGATGCCGGTGTTCCTGGTCTGCATCCACGATGACGCCGATCCCCTCTGTGGGGAGTCGGCCTTCGGGGCGACGATCCCGCCTCAGTGCTCAGCGCTGCAGACCCCGCCCGAGAACACCATGGAGGGCGGCACTGAGCTAAGCCGATATGTCGAGGTCCGGATCTGCTACCGGTTCTCGATGCTGATCAACCTTCCGGTGCTCCCGCTCGACGATGTCTGGCTGCAGAAGTCGCGCGTCTTCACCGTCGCCTACTATCCGCCGCCTCCGACCCCCGAGCCGCCATCTGAGCCACCGCCGCCGTCGCCCGGGGAGATCCCGCCAACGCCAACCCCGGAGGAGTCGGCCTCCCAGAGCCCGGAGGAGTCGGCCGCCGAGACCCCGGCTGAGACACCGACGCCAGCACCGGAGACACCGACGCCAGCACCGGAGACACCGACGCCGAGCCCAGAGGCGACGCCGTGA
- a CDS encoding Tad domain-containing protein has protein sequence MTHRPAPQDQRERGQILVLAALLMVILIGITGLAIDVSAAYMADRWQRAVADAASLAGGQDLQIPGSKALPGAQQYQDARTHAMDILVSELRATSTPSVMGASPCLTPAGCPLPGTPYEVAIRTPSPSWVDCDPNRCIQVTIRQPAFGLTFGRIFGQSSWVVSTTSVAGIVQSRQYGLVTLRPPRPRANGSDANEQDIHVTGGSIVQVDNADIGTNSNLIIDGINSAVLLQNPAAPGPYTYFVWRYDTYQAWGDPPPGSQLSSPIEDPDYPIPQRADVVAGCPTTSTAVCTYTAASLSDAMLGGAPGSAACQAEMAQVPAQYKVGGTSIKDLLPATRVTCYMPGIYTKQLKNSKADEAVLLTPGVYFFDKGLDVSSTLVGGYVGNQPGVAVVFPTCPGNNCPGFAGNTSPLVALNFGSAYQNSSGQRATAAAWNGGFVVTGGFPSTLMSIMVEPDPSCLAPPFPALEPSNSCSNRQPQLKLPGGGALAVAGIQYAPTDNTQVTGNSPQTGVLGQIISWTIVFSGSSTLSLEAVVGDTSGILRLDPACSPTVSVCNP, from the coding sequence ATGACGCACCGGCCGGCTCCTCAAGACCAGCGCGAGCGGGGCCAGATCCTGGTTCTGGCAGCGCTGCTGATGGTCATCCTGATCGGCATCACCGGACTGGCGATTGATGTCAGCGCGGCCTACATGGCGGATCGCTGGCAACGCGCCGTGGCTGACGCCGCTTCACTGGCGGGCGGGCAGGACCTCCAGATCCCCGGGTCCAAGGCGCTCCCCGGTGCGCAGCAATACCAGGACGCGCGCACCCACGCCATGGACATCCTCGTCAGCGAGCTGCGGGCCACGTCGACACCCAGCGTCATGGGTGCATCGCCCTGTCTCACCCCCGCCGGCTGTCCGCTGCCGGGCACGCCCTACGAGGTGGCCATCCGCACACCGTCCCCGAGCTGGGTGGACTGCGATCCGAATCGGTGCATCCAGGTCACGATCCGCCAGCCAGCGTTCGGGCTGACCTTCGGCCGCATCTTCGGCCAGTCGAGCTGGGTGGTGAGCACCACGTCGGTGGCCGGCATCGTGCAGAGTCGCCAATACGGCCTGGTCACCCTTCGCCCGCCGCGTCCGCGCGCCAATGGCAGCGACGCGAACGAGCAGGACATTCATGTCACCGGTGGCTCGATCGTCCAGGTCGACAACGCCGACATCGGCACCAACAGCAACCTCATCATCGATGGCATCAATTCGGCTGTCCTGCTGCAGAACCCCGCCGCACCAGGGCCGTATACGTACTTCGTTTGGCGCTACGACACTTACCAGGCGTGGGGCGATCCGCCGCCCGGATCGCAGCTCTCCTCACCCATCGAGGATCCGGACTACCCGATCCCTCAGCGGGCGGACGTGGTCGCTGGATGCCCTACGACCAGCACCGCTGTCTGCACCTACACGGCCGCCAGTCTCTCCGATGCCATGCTCGGTGGGGCGCCGGGGAGCGCGGCGTGCCAGGCTGAGATGGCCCAGGTGCCTGCCCAGTACAAGGTGGGCGGGACATCGATCAAGGACCTGCTTCCGGCGACCAGGGTGACCTGCTACATGCCGGGGATCTACACCAAACAATTGAAGAACAGCAAGGCCGATGAAGCCGTGCTCCTCACACCCGGGGTCTACTTCTTCGACAAGGGGCTCGACGTCAGTTCGACGCTTGTTGGCGGGTACGTCGGCAATCAGCCCGGGGTCGCGGTCGTATTTCCCACCTGCCCCGGAAACAACTGCCCCGGATTCGCCGGGAATACGTCACCGCTTGTCGCGCTGAACTTCGGCAGTGCGTACCAGAACTCCAGCGGACAACGTGCCACCGCTGCAGCGTGGAACGGCGGGTTCGTGGTGACCGGCGGTTTCCCTTCGACGCTGATGTCGATCATGGTCGAGCCCGACCCCAGCTGCCTGGCGCCACCATTCCCGGCGTTGGAACCGTCCAATTCGTGCAGCAACAGACAGCCCCAACTCAAGCTCCCCGGCGGAGGAGCCCTGGCGGTGGCCGGCATCCAGTACGCACCGACCGATAACACCCAGGTGACGGGAAATAGCCCACAGACGGGAGTCCTGGGCCAGATCATCTCGTGGACGATCGTGTTCTCGGGCTCATCAACTCTGAGCCTGGAAGCCGTGGTCGGTGACACGTCGGGCATCCTTCGCCTCGACCCTGCCTGCTCACCCACGGTCAGCGTCTGCAACCCATAA
- a CDS encoding TadE family protein → MNRPRRRPPRAHRGQALVEFGLVIGLFLFVIGGLIQFGVILWSQNAITQVARDTARWAVTQSISPCDSPATRTALAAAADQLARGTSLVNYPAGTWSTASSIAAVGSEGVGADWQSEDSTFATDCPPSDNTTVWTVRVRVNHVVPIFLPGLEFIAPACGSPGFCLTSSTELRMEPKRP, encoded by the coding sequence GTGAACCGACCACGCAGGCGACCACCTCGCGCGCATCGGGGGCAAGCCCTCGTCGAGTTCGGGTTGGTGATCGGTCTGTTCCTGTTCGTCATCGGCGGCCTGATCCAATTCGGCGTCATCCTGTGGAGCCAGAATGCGATCACGCAGGTCGCGCGCGACACTGCCCGATGGGCAGTTACGCAATCGATCAGCCCGTGCGACTCTCCCGCCACGCGCACCGCCCTCGCGGCAGCGGCCGATCAGCTCGCCCGTGGCACCTCGCTGGTCAACTACCCGGCTGGCACATGGTCCACGGCCAGCAGCATCGCCGCGGTTGGCTCCGAAGGTGTGGGGGCCGACTGGCAGTCCGAAGACAGCACGTTTGCGACCGACTGCCCGCCGTCCGACAACACGACGGTGTGGACCGTCCGCGTTCGCGTGAACCACGTCGTCCCCATCTTCCTACCGGGGCTCGAGTTCATCGCCCCGGCATGCGGATCTCCCGGGTTCTGCCTCACATCCTCAACCGAACTGCGAATGGAGCCCAAGCGACCATGA